The uncultured Desulfatiglans sp. DNA window CGATCCACGCGATCGAGCCGAAGCTTCCGGTCATTATCATGACGGCTTACGGAACCACCGAAACAGCGATCGAGGCGACCAAACTGGGGGCGTTCGATTACATCCTCAAGCCGTTCGATATCCCTGACATGCTGGTGGTCATCGAAGAGGCGCTGGAAGCCGGCCGCTTCATGCGCTCCCCGGTCGATATGAATGCCGCGCCCGGGCAACAAGGGTTTCGGGAGGCCATTATCGGTCGAAGCAAACCCATGCAGGATGTGTACAAGGCGATTGGACGGGTGTCTTCGACGGATGCAACGGTGCTTATCCGGGGTGAATCGGGCACGGGGAAGGAGTTGGTGGCGCGTGCGATCTATCAGCACAGTCTTCGGAACGACAAACCGTTTCTCGTGATCAACTGCGTCGCGATCCCCGAGAACCTTTTGGAAAGCGAGCTGTTCGGGTACGAGCGGGGGGCCTTTACCGGTGCGTCCCACCGCCGGGTCGGAAAGATCGAGCAGGCCAACGGTGGAACGGTTTTCCTCGACGAGATCGGTGACATGCCTTCGAGCATTCAGGCCAAGATCCTGCGGCTTCTACAGGAAAAAAGCATCGAGCGGCTGGGAGGTCGCGAACCGATATCGGTCGACGTGAGGATTCTGGCGGCGACCAACCGGAACCTGGAGAAGGCCTTGGCCGAAGGCCGCTTCCGCGAAGATCTTTACTATCGATTGAAGGTCGTCACGCTGTGGCTTCCCCCCATGCGGGAGCGACGGGACGACATCGAGCTCTTGACGCGATACTTTCTTTCGCGATATTCCCGCGAAATGGGGGTCGACAACCCGGGCATAACGGCGGAGGCATTGCAGATCCTCAGGCAATACCCCTGGCCCGGAAATGTCCGCGATTGAATATAAGGGCCTTTTGAATGGTGTTTTTTAGCTCATGGACAATCCCGGCATTACAGATGAGGCCAAAGAGATCCTCGACAATCACCCCTGGCCCGGAAATGTCCGTGAGTTGGGAAACTGCATCCAGAAAACGCTCATTTTCAACAGAGGCGCCCCCATCTCACCGGAGGACATCAACCAGGCCATCAGCGGGCAGGGCAATGTCGAGGGGGGAGGCGCTTTCGCCGGCGATGAAGGGGTTCAACAATGGATCGTGAACGCGCTCACAGCAGGGGGCAGCGACAATCTTTTTGAAAGCTGTATGGATCGCTTTGCAAGGATGTTGATCAGCGAGGCACTGCGTGTAACGGGCGGTAATCGGTCCCGTGCGGCCAAACTGCTCGGATTGTCTCGACCGACCCTTCACTCCAAGATCGAAAAATATCATCTTAAATTCGAGACATCGGTCAAGGAAACCTCCTGAAGGTCCATGGCCCGCCCGCGTGCCTTTCTGGTCCCAGACCCTTTGCCTGACCCGATGTGGCGGCGCGTAGACTCACCACGCTCGCTCGGACATGATCTTTTTGATCTTTTCTTCGGTCTGCTTTTCTACGAGGATCATCTTTTTCGCCTGGGCCTTCTGGATCTTTTCAGTGAGAGACTTGAGGTCCGCCGGCTTTTCGAGAAAATCCGTGGCGCCGAGTTTCATGGCCTCGATGCCTTTTTCGATGGTTGCATGCCCCGTCAATAAAATGATTTGGAGCTCGGGCCTTTTTTCCTTGAGGGTTTTCAAGACCTCCAGCCCATCCATCTCGGGCATCATGAGATCCAGAACGATCGCATCGAAGGATTCGGACTCGGCCTTCTGGAGGGCCTCTTTTGCTGAAAGGCTGGTGTCCACATTCATGCCGCGGGCCCGCATCCGTTCCGCCAGGCTGTCCAGAAAATCTTCCTCGTCGTCCACAAGCAAAACTTTTTCCGCCATGGTTGCCTCCTCGCTTTTTCCATCATAAGATACAACGGTTCGTACTGTTCGTTCATACCCGGATGTGAGAATGGCCTGTCAAATTCTTATCAAGGTAAGTATCGTCTTTCAATCTCTCCGTCCTCACATTTCTCAGGGTTGCAGCTGTTTCGGCAAAGCGACGATGAGCCTCTCGTGTTCCTTTTCTGTTATCAGCCGTGCACCAAGGGCATCGAGCAGGATTTTTTCCTCCTCTCCGGAAAAAGTGTCCGGGACCCCATGGATAAAACCCTCAGCGCCGCTGAACTGGATGCAGACCTCTTCAGCGCCTTCCTCGGCTGCCATGCGAATCCGTTTTTGGCTGTCGGCAAAAGGCAGGAGAAAGCGGATACAGTGCCAGAGCAGGTTTTGGAGCCTGAATGGGTCGGTCAGGATCTGGATGCCGCCCTTCGCTTCAGCCGCCTCAAGCGTGACGCCCTGTCTGTCGGCGAGCCGGTGAGCCAGCAAAGACATGAAATAAAGGGTGTCTTGCAGGTCGATCTCTTTTAAAGGGACGTCCACACTGTGGGCGAAGCGGTTCATATTTTTGACGATCCCGTCTGCGCGCTGGATCTGCTTTTGAATGCGGCCGGCTACCGTTTTCAGGCGCTCTGGATCGAGGGGAAGGCCTTTTTGGGCCATCAGGGTAAAATCCTCGATCAGACCCGCCGATTCGTTGATGATGGCCAGTGCGTTTTTGAGTTCGTGGGATATAGAGGCCGAAATGGTTCCAAAAAACACCAACCCCGTACGAGCCCCGGTGTCGCATCGGTTCATGAACGCTTCCCCTCCGACTGCATCACTTCCTGCATTTTTTCTACCAGGATCTCGATCCCCACAGGTTTTACGAGGTAAAACGCTTCGCCCGCCTCGGCGGCGCCGGTCCGGAAATCCGCTTCAGAGCCGTGTCCTGTCATGAAAATGAATTTCATCTTCGGCCGCAAATCCTCGAGCTTCTTTTTCAGTTGCAGCCCGCTCATCTTGGGCAGTTTGATGTCCAGGACCGCGATGTCGTAAGAGGTCTCTCCTACAAGTGAAATGGCATCTTCGACCTTCGTCGCCCAATCAGCCTCGATTCCCCGCATATTCAATCGTTCGGCCAGCGTGGAGACCAATTCCTCCTCATCGTCCACCAGCAGCACCCGCATTCGCCTCTCCTCCCTTCCTTTCTTGGGTTAGGGGTAAAGTGATGGTAAAAACGGTGCCCTTGCCCAATTGGCTTTCAACGTCGATGTGACCTCCCAACTCCTGAACGAGGCCGTAGGTGATGGATAACCCGAGCCCGGTCCCCCCCTGCTTGGTTTTCGTGGAGAAGAAGGGTTCGAAAACCCGTTTCAGATCCCCTTCGGGAATGCCGCATCCGTCATCGGCTACACGTACTTTAACATGATTTTCGTCCGCATGGGTAGCTCCAATCGAGAGGTGGCCGCCGTCGCGCATGGCGGCGAACGAATTGTTGATGAGGTTCAGCAGAATCTGCTGCAGTTTGCTCCGATCCATCTGGAGTTCGGGCAGGTCTTCTGGCACCTGCAAAGACACTACGATGGAGCGGTACTCGGTTTCTTTCCCCAAAAACCCGAGGACCTCCAGGATAGTCTCCCGCAGTTGGAGGGGTACGATCTGGCTGTCGTCCATGTGCCGGGCGAAATTCAGCAGGCGCCGGGTGATGGTTGCGCAGCGGGCGACGGAATTCAGGATGCCGTCCAGGAGGCGGATGAGTTTTTCGTCCTGTGCATAGCGCTGGTCAAAGGCGAAGAGATCTTTGATGAGTCCGGCCTTCTCGTTGATGATGGCAAGCGGATTGTTGATTTCGTGTGCCACCCCGGCGGCCAGACGTCCGATGGAGGCCATTTTGTTGGCGTATTCGACCTGGTGGAGAGTGGCGACCCGCCGCTGATCGGCGGTATGGAGCTGTTCGACCAGATAGGTGGCAACCCCCAGGATGACCAGGAGGATGATCAGGATGCTGACGGCCAGAAACCCGAGCAGCTGCATGTTGGCGCGGGTCCAGGATTCGATCAGCTCACGTTTGTGTTTGCAGATCATCAGGATGAATGGCGTATCCGTAATGTAGGCGTAGCCGATGACAAGCGGGGTCCCTTCGGGGCTCTCATGCTGGACGACCCTTGTCTTGTCGGAAAATTCAGGTGTGGGGGAGGGAATTTTCTGCAGCACGTCTCCATAGAAGCGCGATGGTGTCTGCAGAATCCCCTGGTGGTTGATGAGAAAGATATCCCCCAGGCCGCCGACCTCCATATCGAAGAGCAGGCTGTTGAATTCCTGGGTGTCGATAGAGGCCCTCACCACGAAGAAGGAGCCGTTCGGCAGGGAGTGTTTGACGGCGATGATCAAGTGAGGCACTTGACGAAAACCCAGGAAGACGTCACTGACGTGCATCCCCCGCTCCACGACCTGCTGATACCAAACTTCGTGAGAATAATCGACACCTTCGAGTTCATAGGGTCCCACGTAGGTTCGCTGACCGCCCAGGGCGTCGACAACGCCAAGGTCGGTAAAGCCGCCGAAGGCCTCCTTGAGGTGTTTCAATAATTCAGCGAGACGCACGGGGTCGTGCAGGGCCTCGAAGGAGTTGTCCTGAACCACGAACTCCAGGGCGGCAGCCCGTTCGAACAGAAAAAAGGAGACGGCCCGGCGGGTGTTGGAGACCAGTCTGGCGGTACGGAACTGGATCTCCGCCTCCGTGGCCTTCTGGGTGACCTTGTAATCGATGAAGGCCATGAAGAGGAGTGGTATGATGGTCACCCCGGCCGTCAGCAGGACGGTGAGTTTCCAGATCCGCCTGAAGTTGAACAGGTGCTTGTAAGGGCCGGCGGCGATGTCCCGGTGGTCCCAGAATTTCGGTTTGAGCGATATGGGCGCTGCCATAAGTTATGCCTTCGAGGGCCATTGTGCTTTGATTCGAACGACCTGGGATATCCCGGTTCAGCTGCTTTGTGCGCCGTTTTGCGCCTTGCGCTTCTGGATCTGTTCGTTGGCCTTCTTGAGGGTGTCACTCAACAGCTCGATATCCACCGGCTTTTGAAGGTAAGCGAAAGCGCCGAGATCCATGCAGACCTTCCGGTCGGCCTCGGATCCATGCCCAGTCAGGATGATCACTTCGATCTCGGGCTGCGTTTCCTTGACGCGTCGCAGCACTTCGATGCCGTCTATTCCGGGCATCTTGAGATCAAGGATCATGACCTCGGGTTCTTCTTCCTTGACCAGGGTGAGGGCCGATTCGCCGTCATAGGCTATGGCCGACCCCATATCCCGCATGAGCAGACGCTCTGACAGGGTTTGAACGAACTCCCGCTCGTCGTCTACCAGGAGCACTTTTGCCGGGACCTGAAAGTCGTATTTCCGGTAGATATCCGCCTGGTAAAAACCTTCGCCAACCTTGGTCTCGACGGACTCGACACCGGGTACGCGCTCCGCAATGGATCGGAGTTCTTCTTCGAGGCGGCTCAGCAGCAGGGTGTGCTTGTTGATGGTCAACGTGATGCGGCCGTCTTTCGCCCTGACGACGATGTTATGTCCCTCCTTGGCAAGCGCCACCTCGACCTCTGCCGCAAGATGGAAATCCTCGACGGCCCTCCGGGATCGGGAAGTGGTTTTTACCACATCCTTGCCGAGATTCTCCTGAACGAGCGCAACCGCCTGTCCCGAGCTGAGCTTGTCCATGGGGAGTACGATGTCGTAGAGGGAGGCATCCCAAGGATCCTTTTTGCCGAAAAGGGTATCGACCCAGAGTGCGCGCTCCTCATCCTGGCGGTGAATCAGGCGAAGAGCTTCCTTTTCATTGAGCCCTTCCGTTCTGGCGGCGTCTTCCAGCCGAAACCGCATTTCGGCGATGAGACAGATCCGCAGCGCATGCGCGATATGCGGTCCGACAAGCAGGCTTGAAAAACCGCTGATCAGCAGATTGTCACGCTCGAGGATCTGCGCCAGGGCCAGGCGGAGCCAGGCGATGGATCGTTCCTTTTCGTGGGTGAATTTGTTGAAGATCGATGTCTTTACGCTGAAGGTCTTGGACAGCTTGCCTTCGTCCATACCCGAGATCCGGCTGGCGCCTGCGACCACATCGGCGTCGGTGATGTGCTCCGCCCCGGTTGTCTCGAGCAGACCTTGCAACACAGCGGCTTCATGACAAAAGGTCCCGTTGAAAACAGTGATGATGGACATGATATGACCCCCCATTCGTGGAGAAGTGATAGCCTTAGTCACGCTGTTTGTATCTGAAAAGAAACAATTCGGCCGATCCCGAAGTCTATCTGAATGGTTGCTCCCGGGGTTCGCGACAGGTTGTTTTCACACAAGCGGACGGTTTCTGTCGGCTCGTTCAACCAGGACCCGACCCGATCCAAGATGCACCCCCCTCGGAAGAACTGATTTTGAAAAACATGTTTGCTGTGGAAAGGCAACAAAAATGTGTCCTACGTCAGACGGCACACCGTCAGGAGCGGGCAGGCTTCCTCCTGCCCATCGCGGTGCGCCTGCGTATAGTTTGCCTGAATCGCCCGTTCCATGGTCGGAAATAGATGA harbors:
- a CDS encoding Acetoacetate metabolism regulatory protein AtoC (fragment) codes for the protein MSTILIIDDDDQLRKSFEKLLSAEGYDIRCAASGEAGLKLVETEGLDLVVLDMRLPGMNGLETFEAIHAIEPKLPVIIMTAYGTTETAIEATKLGAFDYILKPFDIPDMLVVIEEALEAGRFMRSPVDMNAAPGQQGFREAIIGRSKPMQDVYKAIGRVSSTDATVLIRGESGTGKELVARAIYQHSLRNDKPFLVINCVAIPENLLESELFGYERGAFTGASHRRVGKIEQANGGTVFLDEIGDMPSSIQAKILRLLQEKSIERLGGREPISVDVRILAATNRNLEKALAEGRFREDLYYRLKVVTLWLPPMRERRDDIELLTRYFLSRYSREMGVDNPGITAEALQILRQYPWPGNVRD
- a CDS encoding Response regulator receiver protein, which encodes MSIITVFNGTFCHEAAVLQGLLETTGAEHITDADVVAGASRISGMDEGKLSKTFSVKTSIFNKFTHEKERSIAWLRLALAQILERDNLLISGFSSLLVGPHIAHALRICLIAEMRFRLEDAARTEGLNEKEALRLIHRQDEERALWVDTLFGKKDPWDASLYDIVLPMDKLSSGQAVALVQENLGKDVVKTTSRSRRAVEDFHLAAEVEVALAKEGHNIVVRAKDGRITLTINKHTLLLSRLEEELRSIAERVPGVESVETKVGEGFYQADIYRKYDFQVPAKVLLVDDEREFVQTLSERLLMRDMGSAIAYDGESALTLVKEEEPEVMILDLKMPGIDGIEVLRRVKETQPEIEVIILTGHGSEADRKVCMDLGAFAYLQKPVDIELLSDTLKKANEQIQKRKAQNGAQSS
- a CDS encoding conserved hypothetical protein (Evidence 4 : Unknown function but conserved in other organisms); this translates as MAAPISLKPKFWDHRDIAAGPYKHLFNFRRIWKLTVLLTAGVTIIPLLFMAFIDYKVTQKATEAEIQFRTARLVSNTRRAVSFFLFERAAALEFVVQDNSFEALHDPVRLAELLKHLKEAFGGFTDLGVVDALGGQRTYVGPYELEGVDYSHEVWYQQVVERGMHVSDVFLGFRQVPHLIIAVKHSLPNGSFFVVRASIDTQEFNSLLFDMEVGGLGDIFLINHQGILQTPSRFYGDVLQKIPSPTPEFSDKTRVVQHESPEGTPLVIGYAYITDTPFILMICKHKRELIESWTRANMQLLGFLAVSILIILLVILGVATYLVEQLHTADQRRVATLHQVEYANKMASIGRLAAGVAHEINNPLAIINEKAGLIKDLFAFDQRYAQDEKLIRLLDGILNSVARCATITRRLLNFARHMDDSQIVPLQLRETILEVLGFLGKETEYRSIVVSLQVPEDLPELQMDRSKLQQILLNLINNSFAAMRDGGHLSIGATHADENHVKVRVADDGCGIPEGDLKRVFEPFFSTKTKQGGTGLGLSITYGLVQELGGHIDVESQLGKGTVFTITLPLTQERKGGEANAGAAGGR
- a CDS encoding Response regulator receiver protein, with the translated sequence MRVLLVDDEEELVSTLAERLNMRGIEADWATKVEDAISLVGETSYDIAVLDIKLPKMSGLQLKKKLEDLRPKMKFIFMTGHGSEADFRTGAAEAGEAFYLVKPVGIEILVEKMQEVMQSEGKRS
- a CDS encoding Putative Nitrogen assimilation regulatory protein (fragment) (Evidence 3 : Putative function from multiple computational evidences), with product MDNPGITDEAKEILDNHPWPGNVRELGNCIQKTLIFNRGAPISPEDINQAISGQGNVEGGGAFAGDEGVQQWIVNALTAGGSDNLFESCMDRFARMLISEALRVTGGNRSRAAKLLGLSRPTLHSKIEKYHLKFETSVKETS
- a CDS encoding conserved hypothetical protein (Evidence 4 : Unknown function but conserved in other organisms), which translates into the protein MNRCDTGARTGLVFFGTISASISHELKNALAIINESAGLIEDFTLMAQKGLPLDPERLKTVAGRIQKQIQRADGIVKNMNRFAHSVDVPLKEIDLQDTLYFMSLLAHRLADRQGVTLEAAEAKGGIQILTDPFRLQNLLWHCIRFLLPFADSQKRIRMAAEEGAEEVCIQFSGAEGFIHGVPDTFSGEEEKILLDALGARLITEKEHERLIVALPKQLQP
- a CDS encoding Response regulator receiver domain protein, with the translated sequence MAEKVLLVDDEEDFLDSLAERMRARGMNVDTSLSAKEALQKAESESFDAIVLDLMMPEMDGLEVLKTLKEKRPELQIILLTGHATIEKGIEAMKLGATDFLEKPADLKSLTEKIQKAQAKKMILVEKQTEEKIKKIMSERAW